A part of Anaerotignum faecicola genomic DNA contains:
- a CDS encoding immunity 17 family protein — translation MNSEQITVFLQEHWYIASVLIGAVILIGATRNWNWLCDPTGTRDAHRHSRGYRRVVFFLLGVLLIVVSIWGFVLKLK, via the coding sequence ATGAACAGCGAACAGATCACAGTATTTTTGCAAGAGCATTGGTATATTGCCTCGGTGCTCATCGGGGCCGTGATTTTAATTGGAGCGACCCGCAACTGGAACTGGCTCTGCGACCCCACTGGTACGCGGGATGCCCACCGCCACAGCAGAGGATACCGGCGGGTGGTGTTCTTTCTGTTGGGTGTCCTCTTGATTGTGGTGAGTATCTGGGGATTTGTGCTGAAATTGAAATAG
- a CDS encoding DUF2262 domain-containing protein, whose product MFEEFYEMYESEEQEVVALINRCIGGGFNWKGNFWEMTIVTLGIVFCDTGKVSTKEERLDWPVTEEERNGEKGWGRFGKEQICRLKIRRMKEERAQNLVARPWCISEVVRAHEDCPELQAILDEYHKPVVIQDEVLGELTLDKDYDAFEGEIQWCGKDVRLSLEVNAESKPSWTRARNAAKRLVTDQETWDKAMRDFAAKNLTGLANNWLSQDEESARDPETAPITEEEFTQRILLTEVSVSPGGRFTAYYNDDDMFWGHSVEVSGSLKKGITYANLAG is encoded by the coding sequence ATGTTTGAAGAATTTTATGAGATGTACGAGTCCGAGGAGCAGGAAGTGGTCGCTTTGATCAATCGCTGCATTGGGGGCGGATTTAACTGGAAAGGTAACTTTTGGGAAATGACCATTGTGACGCTGGGCATAGTGTTCTGTGACACCGGCAAGGTCAGCACCAAAGAGGAGCGGCTGGATTGGCCGGTCACCGAGGAGGAGCGTAACGGCGAAAAGGGCTGGGGACGCTTTGGCAAGGAGCAGATCTGCCGCCTGAAGATCCGCCGGATGAAAGAAGAACGGGCGCAAAATCTGGTGGCGCGGCCCTGGTGCATCTCCGAAGTGGTCAGAGCTCATGAGGACTGCCCGGAGCTTCAGGCCATTCTGGACGAGTACCACAAGCCGGTGGTGATCCAGGACGAAGTGCTGGGTGAGCTGACGCTGGATAAGGACTATGATGCCTTTGAGGGTGAGATCCAGTGGTGCGGAAAGGATGTACGCCTTTCTCTGGAGGTCAATGCTGAGAGCAAGCCCTCATGGACTCGCGCCCGCAACGCCGCCAAGAGGCTGGTTACAGATCAGGAAACCTGGGACAAGGCCATGCGGGACTTTGCGGCCAAAAACCTGACTGGGCTTGCCAACAACTGGCTTTCCCAGGATGAGGAAAGCGCCCGTGACCCGGAAACAGCCCCCATCACGGAGGAGGAGTTTACCCAGCGCATCCTGCTCACCGAGGTTTCCGTTTCTCCCGGCGGCCGTTTTACCGCCTATTATAACGATGACGATATGTTCTGGGGCCATTCGGTAGAGGTTAGCGGCTCTTTGAAGAAGGGCATTACCTATGCCAACCTTGCAGGATAA
- a CDS encoding ankyrin repeat domain-containing protein — MYQIAYIGRWETLPETAAAICDHDTPKLEALLQGGLDLDVPIQLSEYIKLMPLEIAVFRNDVPMIHFLLEHGADPDLAEEQPLLLTAARCCGPEVVALFAGQAAKLSSKQKERAFQEVRWGQRAENIQVLEQAGITVDKFGGEAFRAAVSEGNTKLARLLLEKGADINYHKPDMVFPNAPTAVTEAARHKNLPMVRWLIEQGADITIADKYGDRPYTVAVQNKNQEMADYLKALEPEEWHNEQEKIRQLMPYKLPAKLVEYLKTGPLRLEFPDQEWVKWAELYSFMDVQEMTWKRKKLLSLMVQMDNYSDYLLLWSPRDKKLWYLDIEHEEFHPLAKWDDFIADPGRYLNGMIEGEFEE; from the coding sequence ATGTACCAAATTGCATATATTGGCCGCTGGGAGACCCTTCCGGAAACGGCTGCTGCCATCTGTGACCATGACACTCCCAAGTTGGAGGCGTTGCTACAAGGCGGTCTGGATTTAGATGTTCCCATCCAGCTCAGCGAATACATCAAGCTGATGCCATTGGAGATCGCGGTTTTTCGGAATGATGTGCCCATGATCCACTTCCTGCTGGAGCATGGAGCTGATCCCGATCTGGCAGAGGAACAGCCCCTGCTGCTCACCGCCGCCCGCTGTTGTGGGCCGGAGGTGGTGGCGCTCTTTGCTGGACAGGCCGCAAAACTCAGCTCGAAGCAGAAAGAGCGGGCCTTCCAGGAAGTACGCTGGGGACAGCGAGCGGAGAATATCCAGGTGCTGGAGCAAGCTGGGATCACAGTGGACAAGTTTGGCGGCGAGGCATTCCGGGCCGCTGTGTCCGAGGGCAACACCAAACTTGCCCGGCTGCTTCTGGAAAAAGGGGCAGACATCAATTACCACAAGCCGGACATGGTGTTTCCGAACGCCCCCACCGCTGTCACCGAAGCGGCTCGGCATAAGAATCTCCCCATGGTGCGCTGGCTCATTGAGCAAGGAGCCGACATCACCATTGCTGACAAATACGGCGACCGGCCTTACACCGTGGCGGTGCAGAACAAGAATCAGGAGATGGCCGACTACCTGAAAGCCCTGGAGCCGGAGGAATGGCACAACGAGCAGGAAAAGATCCGGCAGCTTATGCCCTACAAGCTGCCTGCCAAGCTGGTGGAATACTTGAAGACCGGCCCCCTGCGGCTGGAGTTCCCGGATCAGGAATGGGTGAAGTGGGCGGAGCTCTACTCCTTCATGGATGTGCAGGAGATGACCTGGAAACGGAAGAAGCTGCTCTCCCTGATGGTGCAGATGGACAACTACAGCGACTATCTGCTGCTGTGGAGCCCCAGGGACAAAAAACTGTGGTATCTGGACATCGAGCATGAGGAATTCCACCCTCTGGCCAAATGGGATGACTTCATCGCAGATCCCGGACGGTATCTGAACGGGATGATCGAGGGTGAGTTTGAGGAATAA